Proteins encoded by one window of Mycteria americana isolate JAX WOST 10 ecotype Jacksonville Zoo and Gardens chromosome 26, USCA_MyAme_1.0, whole genome shotgun sequence:
- the HNRNPA1 gene encoding heterogeneous nuclear ribonucleoprotein A1 isoform X1, translating into MAKSESPKEPEQLRKLFIGGLSFETTDESLRSHFEQWGTLTDCVVMRDPNTKRSRGFGFVTYSSVEEVDAAMNARPHKVDGRVVEPKRAVSREDSQRPGAHLTVKKIFVGGIKEDTEEHHLRDYFGQYGKIEVIEIMTDRGSGKKRGFAFVTFDDHDSVDKIVIQKYHTVNGHNCEVRKALSKQEMASASASQRGCPPPPPPLLGRSGSGNFGGGRGGGFGGNDNFSRGGNFGGRGGFGGSRGGGYGGGGDGYNGFGNDGYGGSGPGYSGGNRGYGGSSTYDGYNNGGGGFGGGSGGRRPARGPALAVRNGLSEAGTGSNFGGGGNYNDFGSYNNQSSNFGPMKGGNFGGRSSGPYGGGGYGSSSGGGSYGGGRRF; encoded by the exons atggccAAGTCCGAG TCTCCGAAGGAGCCCGAGCAGCTCCGCAAGCTCTTCATCGGCGGCCTCAGCTTCGAAACCACAGACGAGAGCCTCCGCAGCCACTTCGAGCAATGGGGCACCCTGACCGACTGCGTG GTGATGAGGGACCCAAACACCAAACGCTCGCGAGGCTTCGGTTTCGTCACGTATTCCTCAGTGGAAGAGGTCGACGCCGCCATGAACGCCCGGCCGCACAAAGTGGACGGCAGAGTCGTTGAACCAAAGAGGGCCGTATCCAGAGAG GACTCCCAGCGGCCCGGAGCCCACCTCACAGTCAAGAAGATCTTTGTGGGCGGCATCAAGGAGGACACGGAGGAGCATCACTTGAGAGACTATTTTGGCCAATATGGCAAAATCGAAGTCATCGAGATCATGACGGACCGCGGCAGCGGCAAGAAGAGGGGCTTCGCCTTCGTCACCTTCGACGACCACGACTCCGTCGACAAGATAGTCA TTCAGAAATACCACACTGTGAACGGGCACAACTGCGAGGTGAGGAAAGCTCTCTCGAAGCAGGAGATGGCCAGCGCCTCAGCCAGCCAGAGAG GctgtcccccccctccgccccctctCCTAGGCCGCAGCGGTTCCGGGAATTTTGGCGGCGGCCGCGGAGGCGGATTCGGCGGTAACGACAACTTCAGTCGCGGCGGCAACTTCGGCGGCCGTG GTGGGTTTGGTGGCAGCCGCGGTGGCGGTTATGGCGGCGGCGGAGACGGCTATAATGGATTTGGCAATGACG gttacggcggcagcggccccggctACTCCGGCGGCAACCGGGGCTACGGCGGTAGCAGCACCTACGATGGCTATAATAACGGCGGGGGGGGCTtcggcggcggcagcggaggaCGGCGTCCCGCCCGGGGACCCGCGCTGGCCGTGCGGAACGGCCTTTCCGAAGCGGGCACAG gcagcaACTTCGGCGGCGGGGGGAACTACAACGATTTTGGCAGTTACAACAACCAGTCGTCCAATTTCGGCCCCATGAAGGGGGGCAACTTCGGGGGCAGGAGCTCGGGCCCGTACGGCGGCG GCGGCTACGGCAGCtcgagcggcggcggcagctacGGCGGCGGCAGGAGGTTTTAA
- the CBX5 gene encoding LOW QUALITY PROTEIN: chromobox protein homolog 5 (The sequence of the model RefSeq protein was modified relative to this genomic sequence to represent the inferred CDS: deleted 1 base in 1 codon): MRNAGRRTEGGAGGRMRGARPAAPARCGRFWRAEAERRRLGGAARPRRTGPRRSRSPPRTRGRCAMGKRSKRPADSSSSGDEEEYVVEKVLDRRVVKGQAEYLLKWKGFSEEHNTWEPEKNLDCPELISEFMRKYKKMKEGDGNKPREKAEGAKRKGGLPAGGEDVKAKKKRESNDIARGFERGLEPEKIIGATDSCGDLMFLMKWKDTDEADLVLAKEANLKCPQIVIAFYEERLTWHERKGEKERASERPSGRGSTGEGKEGGRKRGKSPFRGGKSHLEGEKAF; encoded by the exons ATGCGCAACGCGGGGCGGCGGAcggaggggggggcgggcggaCGCATGcgcggagcgcggccggcggcgcctGCGCGCTGCGGGCGGTTTTGGCGGGcggag gcggagcggcggcggctcggAGGGGCGGCCAGACCGCGGCGGACGGGCCCGCGCCGGAGCCGCTCCCCGCCCAG GACCCGTGGGCGCTGCGCTATGGGCAAGAGGAGCAAGCGGCCAGCCGACAGCTCGTCCTCGGGAGACGAGGAGGAGTATGTGGTGGAGAAGGTGCTGGACCGGCGCGTGGTGAAGGGCCAGGCCGAGTACCTGCTCAAGTGGAAGGGCTTCTCCGA GGAACACAACACTTGGGAGCCGGAGAAGAACCTGGATTGCCCGGAGTTGATTTCGGAGTTTATGAGGAAGTATAAGAAGATGAAGGAAGGCGACGGGAACAAACCGCGGGAGAAGGCGGAGGGTGCCAAGAGGAAAGGagggctgcccgccggcggggaggaCGTCAAGGCCAAGAAGAAGAGGGAG AGCAACGACATCGCCCGGGGCTTCGAGCGGGGGCTGGAGCCCGAGAAGATCATCGGTGCCACCGACTCCTGCGGGGACCTCATGTTCCTCATGAAGTG gaAGGATACGGATGAAGCCGACCTGGTGCTGGCGAAGGAGGCGAACCTCAAATGTCCCCAAATTGTCATCGCCTTCTACGAGGAGCGGCTGACCTGGCAC gagaggaagggggagaaggagcgagcgagcgagcggccgtCGGGGCGAGGAAGCacgggagaagggaaggaaggaggaagaaagaggggaaaaagcccTTTTAGGGGGGGGAAAAGCCATTTAGAGGGGGAAAAGGCcttttag
- the NFE2 gene encoding transcription factor NF-E2 45 kDa subunit produces MGDPETLAALGEVGGRGPPLAPPLGPPLAPPPPGPAEVELTWQEILSLSELQGLDMVADAPFDPPFCPLPPPPPSPYTFPPPFPNPPLPTPFPPEPPAHPAAPRGSSSSGGGGGSSSRDARRALASALPIGPEAIVNLPVEDFNALLGRARLSGPELALARDIRRRGKNKVAAQKCRRRKLEAIARLQAELGRLGRERERLLRARGQAERALGALRRDLARVSAQVLGALRDGAGNPLPPERFGLRLAPDGGLSLESPGLGE; encoded by the exons ATGGGGGACCCCGAG ACGCTGGCGGCGctcggggaggtgggggggcGGGGTCCGCCCTTGGCCCCGCCTCTAGGCCcgcccctggccccgcccccgccgggccccgccgagGTGGAGCTCACGTGGCAGGAGATCCTCTCCCTCAGCGAGCTCCAG ggccTGGACATGGTGGCGGACGCCCCCTTCGACCcccccttctgccccctccctccaccccccccttccccctacacc ttccctcctcccttccccaatCCCCCTCTACCAACACCCTTCCCACCGGAGCCGcccgcccacccagccgctccccggggaagcagcagcagcggcggcggcggtggcagcagcagccgggaCGCCCGCCGGGCTCTGGCCTCGGCGTTGCCCATCGGCCCCGAAGCCATCGTCAACTTGCCGGTGGAGGACTTCAACGCGCTGCTGGGGCGAGCGCGGCTGTCGGGGCCGGAGCTGGCGTTGGCCCGGGACATCCGCCGGCGCGGCAAGAACAAAGTGGCGGCGCAAAAATGTCGCCGGCGGAAATTGGAAGCCATCGCTCGGTTGCAGGCCGAGTTGGGGAGGTTGGGACGGGAGCGGGAACGGCTGCTGCGGGCGCGGGGGCAGGCGGAGCGGGCGCTGGGTGCCCTGCGCCGAGACCTGGCCCGCGTTTCGGCCCAGGTGCTGGGGGCCCTGAGGGACGGGGCCGGCAACCCCCTGCCCCCCGAGCGCTTCGGGCTGCGCCTGGCGCCCGACGGGGGGCTCAGCCTGgagagcccggggctgggggagtga
- the HNRNPA1 gene encoding heterogeneous nuclear ribonucleoprotein A1 isoform X2: protein MAKSESPKEPEQLRKLFIGGLSFETTDESLRSHFEQWGTLTDCVVMRDPNTKRSRGFGFVTYSSVEEVDAAMNARPHKVDGRVVEPKRAVSREDSQRPGAHLTVKKIFVGGIKEDTEEHHLRDYFGQYGKIEVIEIMTDRGSGKKRGFAFVTFDDHDSVDKIVIQKYHTVNGHNCEVRKALSKQEMASASASQRGRSGSGNFGGGRGGGFGGNDNFSRGGNFGGRGGFGGSRGGGYGGGGDGYNGFGNDGYGGSGPGYSGGNRGYGGSSTYDGYNNGGGGFGGGSGGRRPARGPALAVRNGLSEAGTGSNFGGGGNYNDFGSYNNQSSNFGPMKGGNFGGRSSGPYGGGGYGSSSGGGSYGGGRRF, encoded by the exons atggccAAGTCCGAG TCTCCGAAGGAGCCCGAGCAGCTCCGCAAGCTCTTCATCGGCGGCCTCAGCTTCGAAACCACAGACGAGAGCCTCCGCAGCCACTTCGAGCAATGGGGCACCCTGACCGACTGCGTG GTGATGAGGGACCCAAACACCAAACGCTCGCGAGGCTTCGGTTTCGTCACGTATTCCTCAGTGGAAGAGGTCGACGCCGCCATGAACGCCCGGCCGCACAAAGTGGACGGCAGAGTCGTTGAACCAAAGAGGGCCGTATCCAGAGAG GACTCCCAGCGGCCCGGAGCCCACCTCACAGTCAAGAAGATCTTTGTGGGCGGCATCAAGGAGGACACGGAGGAGCATCACTTGAGAGACTATTTTGGCCAATATGGCAAAATCGAAGTCATCGAGATCATGACGGACCGCGGCAGCGGCAAGAAGAGGGGCTTCGCCTTCGTCACCTTCGACGACCACGACTCCGTCGACAAGATAGTCA TTCAGAAATACCACACTGTGAACGGGCACAACTGCGAGGTGAGGAAAGCTCTCTCGAAGCAGGAGATGGCCAGCGCCTCAGCCAGCCAGAGAG GCCGCAGCGGTTCCGGGAATTTTGGCGGCGGCCGCGGAGGCGGATTCGGCGGTAACGACAACTTCAGTCGCGGCGGCAACTTCGGCGGCCGTG GTGGGTTTGGTGGCAGCCGCGGTGGCGGTTATGGCGGCGGCGGAGACGGCTATAATGGATTTGGCAATGACG gttacggcggcagcggccccggctACTCCGGCGGCAACCGGGGCTACGGCGGTAGCAGCACCTACGATGGCTATAATAACGGCGGGGGGGGCTtcggcggcggcagcggaggaCGGCGTCCCGCCCGGGGACCCGCGCTGGCCGTGCGGAACGGCCTTTCCGAAGCGGGCACAG gcagcaACTTCGGCGGCGGGGGGAACTACAACGATTTTGGCAGTTACAACAACCAGTCGTCCAATTTCGGCCCCATGAAGGGGGGCAACTTCGGGGGCAGGAGCTCGGGCCCGTACGGCGGCG GCGGCTACGGCAGCtcgagcggcggcggcagctacGGCGGCGGCAGGAGGTTTTAA
- the HNRNPA1 gene encoding heterogeneous nuclear ribonucleoprotein A1 isoform X3 has protein sequence MAKSESPKEPEQLRKLFIGGLSFETTDESLRSHFEQWGTLTDCVVMRDPNTKRSRGFGFVTYSSVEEVDAAMNARPHKVDGRVVEPKRAVSREDSQRPGAHLTVKKIFVGGIKEDTEEHHLRDYFGQYGKIEVIEIMTDRGSGKKRGFAFVTFDDHDSVDKIVIQKYHTVNGHNCEVRKALSKQEMASASASQRGCPPPPPPLLGRSGSGNFGGGRGGGFGGNDNFSRGGNFGGRGYGGSGPGYSGGNRGYGGSSTYDGYNNGGGGFGGGSGGRRPARGPALAVRNGLSEAGTGSNFGGGGNYNDFGSYNNQSSNFGPMKGGNFGGRSSGPYGGGGYGSSSGGGSYGGGRRF, from the exons atggccAAGTCCGAG TCTCCGAAGGAGCCCGAGCAGCTCCGCAAGCTCTTCATCGGCGGCCTCAGCTTCGAAACCACAGACGAGAGCCTCCGCAGCCACTTCGAGCAATGGGGCACCCTGACCGACTGCGTG GTGATGAGGGACCCAAACACCAAACGCTCGCGAGGCTTCGGTTTCGTCACGTATTCCTCAGTGGAAGAGGTCGACGCCGCCATGAACGCCCGGCCGCACAAAGTGGACGGCAGAGTCGTTGAACCAAAGAGGGCCGTATCCAGAGAG GACTCCCAGCGGCCCGGAGCCCACCTCACAGTCAAGAAGATCTTTGTGGGCGGCATCAAGGAGGACACGGAGGAGCATCACTTGAGAGACTATTTTGGCCAATATGGCAAAATCGAAGTCATCGAGATCATGACGGACCGCGGCAGCGGCAAGAAGAGGGGCTTCGCCTTCGTCACCTTCGACGACCACGACTCCGTCGACAAGATAGTCA TTCAGAAATACCACACTGTGAACGGGCACAACTGCGAGGTGAGGAAAGCTCTCTCGAAGCAGGAGATGGCCAGCGCCTCAGCCAGCCAGAGAG GctgtcccccccctccgccccctctCCTAGGCCGCAGCGGTTCCGGGAATTTTGGCGGCGGCCGCGGAGGCGGATTCGGCGGTAACGACAACTTCAGTCGCGGCGGCAACTTCGGCGGCCGTG gttacggcggcagcggccccggctACTCCGGCGGCAACCGGGGCTACGGCGGTAGCAGCACCTACGATGGCTATAATAACGGCGGGGGGGGCTtcggcggcggcagcggaggaCGGCGTCCCGCCCGGGGACCCGCGCTGGCCGTGCGGAACGGCCTTTCCGAAGCGGGCACAG gcagcaACTTCGGCGGCGGGGGGAACTACAACGATTTTGGCAGTTACAACAACCAGTCGTCCAATTTCGGCCCCATGAAGGGGGGCAACTTCGGGGGCAGGAGCTCGGGCCCGTACGGCGGCG GCGGCTACGGCAGCtcgagcggcggcggcagctacGGCGGCGGCAGGAGGTTTTAA
- the HNRNPA1 gene encoding heterogeneous nuclear ribonucleoprotein A1 isoform X4, with protein MAKSESPKEPEQLRKLFIGGLSFETTDESLRSHFEQWGTLTDCVVMRDPNTKRSRGFGFVTYSSVEEVDAAMNARPHKVDGRVVEPKRAVSREDSQRPGAHLTVKKIFVGGIKEDTEEHHLRDYFGQYGKIEVIEIMTDRGSGKKRGFAFVTFDDHDSVDKIVIQKYHTVNGHNCEVRKALSKQEMASASASQRGRSGSGNFGGGRGGGFGGNDNFSRGGNFGGRGYGGSGPGYSGGNRGYGGSSTYDGYNNGGGGFGGGSGGRRPARGPALAVRNGLSEAGTGSNFGGGGNYNDFGSYNNQSSNFGPMKGGNFGGRSSGPYGGGGYGSSSGGGSYGGGRRF; from the exons atggccAAGTCCGAG TCTCCGAAGGAGCCCGAGCAGCTCCGCAAGCTCTTCATCGGCGGCCTCAGCTTCGAAACCACAGACGAGAGCCTCCGCAGCCACTTCGAGCAATGGGGCACCCTGACCGACTGCGTG GTGATGAGGGACCCAAACACCAAACGCTCGCGAGGCTTCGGTTTCGTCACGTATTCCTCAGTGGAAGAGGTCGACGCCGCCATGAACGCCCGGCCGCACAAAGTGGACGGCAGAGTCGTTGAACCAAAGAGGGCCGTATCCAGAGAG GACTCCCAGCGGCCCGGAGCCCACCTCACAGTCAAGAAGATCTTTGTGGGCGGCATCAAGGAGGACACGGAGGAGCATCACTTGAGAGACTATTTTGGCCAATATGGCAAAATCGAAGTCATCGAGATCATGACGGACCGCGGCAGCGGCAAGAAGAGGGGCTTCGCCTTCGTCACCTTCGACGACCACGACTCCGTCGACAAGATAGTCA TTCAGAAATACCACACTGTGAACGGGCACAACTGCGAGGTGAGGAAAGCTCTCTCGAAGCAGGAGATGGCCAGCGCCTCAGCCAGCCAGAGAG GCCGCAGCGGTTCCGGGAATTTTGGCGGCGGCCGCGGAGGCGGATTCGGCGGTAACGACAACTTCAGTCGCGGCGGCAACTTCGGCGGCCGTG gttacggcggcagcggccccggctACTCCGGCGGCAACCGGGGCTACGGCGGTAGCAGCACCTACGATGGCTATAATAACGGCGGGGGGGGCTtcggcggcggcagcggaggaCGGCGTCCCGCCCGGGGACCCGCGCTGGCCGTGCGGAACGGCCTTTCCGAAGCGGGCACAG gcagcaACTTCGGCGGCGGGGGGAACTACAACGATTTTGGCAGTTACAACAACCAGTCGTCCAATTTCGGCCCCATGAAGGGGGGCAACTTCGGGGGCAGGAGCTCGGGCCCGTACGGCGGCG GCGGCTACGGCAGCtcgagcggcggcggcagctacGGCGGCGGCAGGAGGTTTTAA